Within the Staphylococcus argenteus genome, the region GTAACTATTTAGTACGAATAAATTACAAGCTGCGATTATGATGCAGAAAATAAATGTCACGACATAAATCGGTACACCAAAGATAATGAAAATAATGCTAATAAGTAAAATTGCAAAGTTTAAAAATAATGTTAGGTAAGAGACAAGTCCCTTTTTTCCTCCGAAAATAACCATTAACAAGAGGAGCAATAACGCTAATATAAATACAGCATTCATTGTTTCGCCCTCCTTAATGTTTCAAATATTTCCATAAATAATATCGTGATAGGTATAGTTAAGACGATACCTATTCCACCAGTTAATGCTCGAGCAATTTCTAAAGACCAGTTCATTGAAATGGTATATGTTACTGTATTAGCATTTTTTAAGTAAATTAAAAACATAGGTAAAGCGCCTGATAAATATGAAAATAATAAAATGTTCGTCATCGTTCCCATAATGTCTTGCCCAATGTTACGTCCAGCAAGTGCCCATCGTTTCATTGAAATATCAGGAGTACGTTGCAAAATTTCATGCATGCCACTGGCAATCGTAATTGCAACATCCATAATTGCACCTAGTGAACCGATTAACACTGATGCCAAAAAGATGTCTTTTGGCGGTAATGATAAAAAATTCATCGTTTCATATTTAATACCCTTACCATCTGTCATAAATATGATTAACTCTGTTAAGCCGATGCTTAAAAATGTCCCGATAATTGTGCTTGCAACTGTTATCAGCGTACGAATGTGCCAACCTGTAACAAGTAGTAATGTAAGCATTGTTGAACAGATCATTGCAATCGTCATAAGTAAGAATAAATTGATACTGGTATGTTGAATATGAATATAAATCGCGATTAAAATTGCAATCGAATTTAAAATTAAAGATAAAATGGACTGAAGCCCGACTTTGCGACCAACTAATAATACGGTCAATAAGAACAAACCAGTAATGACCACAGTTAATGTATCACGCTTTTTTTCTATAATATAAGCGTCACTAGGTTTATCCGAAATATGTAATAACACTTTTTCGTGTGTGCGAAATGCCTCGGAATCTGCTTGAGACTTAACGTATTGATGATTGATTGTCGTTGTTTCTCCAGCAAATTGACCATTTAATATTTTGACTTTTAATTGATTTTTATATTTAACATCACGATTGTTTTGTGCATCTTTTGTAGGTGTCGTTGAAACATGTTTGACATCTATAATTTGACCAATAGGTTTATTGTAAAAATTCTCGTTATGTAATGTGAACAGAATCGCACCGATAAAAACGATGCAAAATATACTTAAAATAATATTAAATGGCTTTGTAAATAATTTTCTGTATTTCAAAAACAAAACCCCAATTCTATGAATGAATTAATATGGTGATTATACGCCCTTAATTTTTTATTTTCAAAGATATTACTAATAAGAATGACTTGAAAAGTAAACTTATTTAATGAAATGTTGATGTTTTAGCCATTAATTGTTGGATAAGTGTTAGTAATATGCCGATGTCACTTTTCGTATAAGGTTCTTTTGTTATGGCACATATTGTTCTTTTTAGTTCGGTATGGTCTAGTTTAATATCAACCCAATCTTTAGATTCAGGTAAATGTGTATTATGTGATGAAATAATGTAGCCTTCTTTTTGACGTAGTAAGTATTGCGCAAGTGGTTGGCTGCTAATAGTGTATACGTCTGATTTGATAACCTTTTGCAATTGCTTTTTCACAGTTTCAGCAAATGGTGCTAAGCAGTAAAAATGATGATGTTCAAACTGCACTAACGGTGGATGCGTCGTCATTGCAATAGGATCATCAGATGGTGCATACAAATGGTAGTGTTCTTCAAACAAAGGCAACATATGTAATTGTTTATGTTTATTAATTTCAGGTGTAAGCTCCGTAAAACCAATATCGATATTACCGTTTAAGACGCTATTAATAATTGTGTCGTGTTGTAATAAATTAGGGATAACATGTGTATCATTTTGTAAATGAAATGTTTGGATAAGTGGCAATAACATATGAGATACATCACTTTCATCATAACCAATGTAAATGCTTTTATTTTTAGTTAAACCATGACTTTGAAATTGTTCAATTGTGCTATCTAAATGTTCTATAATTTGTAATGCTTCATTAAATAGTAACTTACCTTCTGACGTGAGTGTTATGTTGCGTCCGTGTTTTTTAAATAATGACACGTTAAGTTCTTGTTCTAGTAAAGTAATTTGTCGGCTAATCGCTGATTGTGCAATATTTAATTCTAGTGCGGTTTCGGAGATATGTTCTCTTTTAGCAACTTCTATAAAATATCGTAATTGTTTAATTTCCATAGCGAAATTTGTACCTCCAAAAATGAGTGTTTTGTAACTATTATAGCAATAATATTAGTGATTGTTCTATTTTTTAGATGAATATCTTCTATTTTATATATTGAACAGATAAATTTTTTACATTATAGTAATTATCATTAACAACTAATATCAGAATATTCTAAAAAAGGGGTGTGCATCATGCACAATGAGAAATTAATTAAAGGTTTATATGACTATCGTGAGGAACATGATGCTTGTGGTATTGGTTTTTATGCGAATATGGACAATAAAAGGTCTCATGATATCATTGATAAATCACTTGAAATGTTACGACGCTTAGATCATAGGGGCGGGGTCGGCGCAGATGGCATCACTGGTGATGGCGCAGGTATTATGACTGAAATACCTTTTGCATTTTTTAAACAACATGTAACGGACTTTGATATCCCAGGTGAAGGTGAATATGCCGTGGGTTTATTTTTTTCTAAAGAACGCATATTAGGTTCTGAACATGAAGCGGTTTTCAAAAAATATTTTGAAGGTGAAGGCCTATCAATACTAGGCTACCGTGATGTACCGGTTAATAAAGAGGCGATTGCGAAACATGTGGCAGACAGTATGCCAGTCATTCAACAAGTGTTTGTTGATATTAGAAACATTGCTGATGTTGAAAAACGATTGTTTTTAGCTAGAAAACAATTAGAGTTTTATTCTACCCAGTGCGATTTAGAATTGTACTTTACGAGTTTATCACGTAAAACAATTGTATATAAAGGTTGGTTACGTTCAGATCAAATTAAAAAGCTCTATACAGATTTATCAAACGAATTATATCAATCGAAGCTTGGTTTAGTACATTCGAGGTTCAGTACTAATACATTTCCAAGTTGGAAAAGGGCCCATCCTAACCGTATGCTAATGCACAACGGTGAAATTAATACGATTAAAGGTAATGTCAACTGGATGAGAGCACGTCAGCGTAAATTAATCGAAACATTATTTGGTGATGAGAAACACAAAGTTTTTCAAATTGTGGATGAAGACGGAAGTGACTCTGCAATTGTAGATAATGCATTAGAATTCTTGTCATTAGCGATGGAGCCAGAAAAAGCAGCAATGTTACTGATTCCTGAACCTTGGTTATACAATGAAGCGAATGATGAAAATGTGCGTGCATTTTATGAATATTATAGCTATTTAATGGAACCGTGGGATGGCCCAACAATGATTTCGTTCTGTAATGGTGACAAACTTGGTGCGCTTACAGATAGAAATGGTTTACGTCCTGGTCGATATACAATAACTAAAGATAACTTTATAGTCTTTTCATCTGAAGTGGGTGTTGTAGATGTCCCTGAAAGTAATGTTGCTTTTAAAGGACAATTGAATCCCGGAAAGTTATTGTTAGTTGATTTTAAAGCGAATAAAGTTATTGAAAATAATGATTTAAAAGGTGCGATTGCAGGAGAACTACCATATAAAACATGGATTGATACACATAAAATTAACTTTGATTTTGAAAATATAGCGTATCAACCTTCCGAGTGGCAAGATGATACGTTATTTAAATTGCAACGACAATTCGCTTATACGAAAGAAGATATTCATAAATATATTCAAGAACTTGTAGAAGGGAAAAAAGATCCTATTGGTGCGATGGGGTATGATGCACCAATCGCAGTATTAAACGAGCGACCAGAATCATTGTTTAATTATTTTAAACAGCTATTTGCACAAGTAACAAACCCGCCAATTGACGCATATCGTGAAAAAATTGTTACGAGTGAATTATCTTATTTAGGTGGAGAAGGGAATTTATTAGCACCGGATGAAGCTGTTTTAGATCGTATTCAGTTGAAACGACCAGTATTAAATGAAGAACATTTAGCTTCTATTGATCAAGACCAATTTAAATTGACTTATTTATCAACATTATATGAGGGTAATTTGGAAGATGCGCTTGAAACAATAGGTCGTAATGCAGTTAATGCAGTGAAGCAAGGTGCTCAAATTCTAGTATTAGATGATAGTGGTTTAGTTAATGAAAATGGTTATGCAATGCCTATTTTATTAGCAATTAGCCATGTGCATCAATTATTAATAAAAGAGAATTTACGAATGTCTACAAGTTTGGTTGCTAAATCTGGTGAGACAAGAGAAGTGCACCATGTTGCTTGTTTACTGGCGTACGGTGCTAATGCGATAGTGCCATATTTAGCGCAACGTACGGTTGAGCGATTAACATTGGTAGAAGGATTACAAGGTACTGTTGTCGATAATGTTAAGACATATACGGATGTATTGTCAGAAGGTGTCATTAAAGTAATGGCTAAGATGGGAATTTCGACAGTGCAAAGTTATCAAGGTGCACAAATATTTGAAGCAATTGGGTTATCGGATGATGTTATTGACCGTTATTTTACAGGAACGCAATCTAAGCTATCTGGCATAACAATTGAACAAATTGACGCTGAAAATAAAGCACGTCAACAAAGTAACGATAATTATCTCGCGTCGGGTAGTACGTTCCAGTGGAGACAACAAGGTCAGCATCATGCGTTTAATCCGCAATCGATTTTCTTGCTACAACATGCTTGTAAGGAAAATGACTATGCGCAATTTAAAGCTTATTCTGAAGCAGTGAATAGAAATAGAACGGATCATATTAGGCATTTACTTGAATTTAAAGCATGTACTCCAATTGATATTGATCAAGTTGAGCCAGTAAGCGAGATTGTAAAACGTTTTAACACTGGGGCAATGAGTTATGGATCGATTTCAGCAGAGGCGCATGAAACATTAGCACAAGCAATGAATCAATTAGGTGGTAAGAGTAATAGTGGTGAAGGTGGCGAAGATGCCAAACGATATGAAGTGCAAGTTGATGGAAGTAATAAAGTAAGTGCAATTAAACAAGTTGCTTCTGGACGTTTCGGGGTAACCAGTGATTACTTACAACATGCCAAAGAAATTCAAATTAAAGTTGCACAAGGTGCAAAACCAGGCGAGGGTGGTCAACTTCCAGGTACAAAGGTTTATCCGTGGATTGCGAAGACGAGAGGATCGACACCGGGTATCGGTCTGATTTCACCACCTCCACATCATGATATTTATTCGATAGAAGATTTGTCACAATTGATACATGATTTGAAAAATGCGAATAAAGATGCAGACATCGCAGTAAAATTAGTTTCGAAAACAGGTGTTGGTACCATTGCATCTGGGGTGGCAAAAGCATTTGCTGATAAAATTGTCATCAGTGGTTACGATGGTGGTACAGGGGCTTCACCTAAAACGAGTATTCAACATGCCGGTGTTCCTTGGGAAATTGGCTTAGCAGAAACACATCAAACATTAAAACTTAATGACTTAAGAAGCCGCGTTAAGTTGGAGACGGACGGTAAGTTATTAACTGGTAAAGATGTAGCGTACGCATGTGCGCTTGGAGCGGAAGAATTTGGATTTGCAACGGCACCATTAGTTGTGTTGGGCTGTATTATGATGCGTGTATGTCATAAAGATACTTGTCCAGTAGGAGTTGCAACTCAAAATAAAGATTTACGTGCTTTATATAAAGGTAAGGCACACCATGTCGTTAATTTTATGCATTTTATTGCACAAGAATTAAGAGAAATATTAGCATCTTTAGGTTTGAAACGTGTAGAAGACTTAGTTGGAAGAACTGATTTATTACAACGATCATCAGTTGTAAAACCGAATAGTAAGGCAGCTACTTTAGCTGTTGAAAAATTATTGTGCCCATTTGATGGACCGAATACAAAAGAAATTCAACAGGATCATCGCTTAGAATATGGATTTGATCTATCGAATGTTTATGAAGTGACTAAACCTTATATTGCTGAAGGACGCAGATATACTGGTAGTTTCACAGTAAATAACGAGCAACGTGATGTAGGTGTGATTACTGGTAGCGAAATATCGAAACGTTATGGAGAAGAAGGACTTCCAGAAAATACAATCAATATTTATACAAATGGACATGCTGGGCAAAGTTTAGCAGCCTATGCACCGAAAGGTTTGATGGTTCATCATACAGGTGATGCTAATGACTATGTCGGTAAAGGATTGTCTGGTGGAACAGTGATTGTCAAAGCGCCTTTTGAAGAACGACAAAATGAAATTATTGCTGGTAATGTATCATTTTATGGTGCTACAGGTGGTAAAGCATTCATTAATGGTAGTGCTGGAGAACGATTCTGTATTCGAAATAGTGGTGTAGATGTCGTCGTAGAAGGGATCGGTGACCACGGGTTAGAGTATATGACTGGTGGACATGTTGTTATTTTAGGTGATGTTGGTAAGAACTTCGGTCAAGGTATGAGTGGTGGTATTGCATATGTTATTCCATCTGATGTAGAAAGGTTTGTGGAAAATAACCAATTAGATACTTTATTATTCACAAAAATTAAACATCATGAAGAGAAAAACTTGATTAAACAAATGTTAGAAGAACATGTAACTCATACAAATAGTACAAGAGCGATTCAGATTTTAAAACATTTTGATCGTATTGAAGATGTTGTGGTTAAAGTTATTCCAAAAGATTATCAATTGATGATGCAAAAAATTCATCTACACAAATCATTGCAGGACAATGAAGATGAAGCGATGCTAGCTGCATTTTACGATGAGAGTAAGGCAATCGACGCTAAATATAAACCAGCTGTTGTGTATTAAGGAAAGGGGGAGATACTATGGGTGAATTTAAAGGATTTATGAAGTATGACAAACAGTATTTAGGTGAACTATCACTTGTAGAACGTTTAAAACATCATAAAGCTTACCAACAACGATTTACTAAAGAGGATGCCTCTATCCAAGGTGCACGATGCATGGATTGTGGAACGCCATTTTGTCAAACAGGCCAACAGTATGGTAGGGAAACAATTGGCTGTCCAATTGGAAACTATATTCCTGAATGGAACGATTTGGTGTATCATCACGACTTTAAATCTGCTTATGAACGTTTAAGCGAAACAAATAACTTTCCAGATTTTACTGGACGTGTGTGCCCTGCACCATGTGAAAGTGCTTGTGTAATGAAGATTAATAGAGAATCGATAGCGATTAAAGGAATTGAGCGCACGATTATTGATGAAGCTTTTGAAAATGGTTGGGTCGAGCCGAAAATTCCGAGACACCGTAGAAATGAAAAAGTTGCAATCATTGGTAGTGGTCCTGCAGGATTGACTGCTGCAGAAGAACTGAATTTATTAGGATACCAAGTGACAATTTTTGAACGTGCTAGAGAATCAGGTGGTTTATTAATGTATGGTATTCCGAATATGAAACTTGATAAAGATGTAGTTCGACGTCGCATTAAATTAATGGAAGAAGCGGGCATTACTTTCATTAACGGCGTTGAAGTTGGTGTTGATATTGATAAAGAAACTTTAGAATCTGAGTATGATGCTATTATTTTATGTACAGGTGCACAAAAAGGTAGGGATTTACCTTTGGAAGGTCGCATGGGTGAAGGTATACATTTTGCTATGGACTATTTGACTGAACAAACACAACTTTTAAATGGTGAAATTGAAGATATTACTATTACAGCGAAGGATAAAAATGTCATCATTATTGGTGCTGGTGATACAGGTGCAGACTGTGTAGCAACAGCATTAAGAGAAAACTGTAAATCAATTGTTCAATTCAATAAGTATACGAAATTACCTGAAGCTATTACATTTAAAGAAAATGCTTCATGGCCATTAGCGATGCCAGTATTTAAAATGGATTATGCACATCAAGAATATGAAGCTAAGTTTGGTAAAGAACCACGTGCATATGGT harbors:
- the gltB gene encoding glutamate synthase large subunit — encoded protein: MHNEKLIKGLYDYREEHDACGIGFYANMDNKRSHDIIDKSLEMLRRLDHRGGVGADGITGDGAGIMTEIPFAFFKQHVTDFDIPGEGEYAVGLFFSKERILGSEHEAVFKKYFEGEGLSILGYRDVPVNKEAIAKHVADSMPVIQQVFVDIRNIADVEKRLFLARKQLEFYSTQCDLELYFTSLSRKTIVYKGWLRSDQIKKLYTDLSNELYQSKLGLVHSRFSTNTFPSWKRAHPNRMLMHNGEINTIKGNVNWMRARQRKLIETLFGDEKHKVFQIVDEDGSDSAIVDNALEFLSLAMEPEKAAMLLIPEPWLYNEANDENVRAFYEYYSYLMEPWDGPTMISFCNGDKLGALTDRNGLRPGRYTITKDNFIVFSSEVGVVDVPESNVAFKGQLNPGKLLLVDFKANKVIENNDLKGAIAGELPYKTWIDTHKINFDFENIAYQPSEWQDDTLFKLQRQFAYTKEDIHKYIQELVEGKKDPIGAMGYDAPIAVLNERPESLFNYFKQLFAQVTNPPIDAYREKIVTSELSYLGGEGNLLAPDEAVLDRIQLKRPVLNEEHLASIDQDQFKLTYLSTLYEGNLEDALETIGRNAVNAVKQGAQILVLDDSGLVNENGYAMPILLAISHVHQLLIKENLRMSTSLVAKSGETREVHHVACLLAYGANAIVPYLAQRTVERLTLVEGLQGTVVDNVKTYTDVLSEGVIKVMAKMGISTVQSYQGAQIFEAIGLSDDVIDRYFTGTQSKLSGITIEQIDAENKARQQSNDNYLASGSTFQWRQQGQHHAFNPQSIFLLQHACKENDYAQFKAYSEAVNRNRTDHIRHLLEFKACTPIDIDQVEPVSEIVKRFNTGAMSYGSISAEAHETLAQAMNQLGGKSNSGEGGEDAKRYEVQVDGSNKVSAIKQVASGRFGVTSDYLQHAKEIQIKVAQGAKPGEGGQLPGTKVYPWIAKTRGSTPGIGLISPPPHHDIYSIEDLSQLIHDLKNANKDADIAVKLVSKTGVGTIASGVAKAFADKIVISGYDGGTGASPKTSIQHAGVPWEIGLAETHQTLKLNDLRSRVKLETDGKLLTGKDVAYACALGAEEFGFATAPLVVLGCIMMRVCHKDTCPVGVATQNKDLRALYKGKAHHVVNFMHFIAQELREILASLGLKRVEDLVGRTDLLQRSSVVKPNSKAATLAVEKLLCPFDGPNTKEIQQDHRLEYGFDLSNVYEVTKPYIAEGRRYTGSFTVNNEQRDVGVITGSEISKRYGEEGLPENTINIYTNGHAGQSLAAYAPKGLMVHHTGDANDYVGKGLSGGTVIVKAPFEERQNEIIAGNVSFYGATGGKAFINGSAGERFCIRNSGVDVVVEGIGDHGLEYMTGGHVVILGDVGKNFGQGMSGGIAYVIPSDVERFVENNQLDTLLFTKIKHHEEKNLIKQMLEEHVTHTNSTRAIQILKHFDRIEDVVVKVIPKDYQLMMQKIHLHKSLQDNEDEAMLAAFYDESKAIDAKYKPAVVY
- the gltC gene encoding glutamate biosynthesis transcriptional regulator GltC; the protein is MEIKQLRYFIEVAKREHISETALELNIAQSAISRQITLLEQELNVSLFKKHGRNITLTSEGKLLFNEALQIIEHLDSTIEQFQSHGLTKNKSIYIGYDESDVSHMLLPLIQTFHLQNDTHVIPNLLQHDTIINSVLNGNIDIGFTELTPEINKHKQLHMLPLFEEHYHLYAPSDDPIAMTTHPPLVQFEHHHFYCLAPFAETVKKQLQKVIKSDVYTISSQPLAQYLLRQKEGYIISSHNTHLPESKDWVDIKLDHTELKRTICAITKEPYTKSDIGILLTLIQQLMAKTSTFH
- a CDS encoding YibE/F family protein, producing the protein MFLKYRKLFTKPFNIILSIFCIVFIGAILFTLHNENFYNKPIGQIIDVKHVSTTPTKDAQNNRDVKYKNQLKVKILNGQFAGETTTINHQYVKSQADSEAFRTHEKVLLHISDKPSDAYIIEKKRDTLTVVITGLFLLTVLLVGRKVGLQSILSLILNSIAILIAIYIHIQHTSINLFLLMTIAMICSTMLTLLLVTGWHIRTLITVASTIIGTFLSIGLTELIIFMTDGKGIKYETMNFLSLPPKDIFLASVLIGSLGAIMDVAITIASGMHEILQRTPDISMKRWALAGRNIGQDIMGTMTNILLFSYLSGALPMFLIYLKNANTVTYTISMNWSLEIARALTGGIGIVLTIPITILFMEIFETLRRAKQ
- a CDS encoding glutamate synthase subunit beta; the protein is MGEFKGFMKYDKQYLGELSLVERLKHHKAYQQRFTKEDASIQGARCMDCGTPFCQTGQQYGRETIGCPIGNYIPEWNDLVYHHDFKSAYERLSETNNFPDFTGRVCPAPCESACVMKINRESIAIKGIERTIIDEAFENGWVEPKIPRHRRNEKVAIIGSGPAGLTAAEELNLLGYQVTIFERARESGGLLMYGIPNMKLDKDVVRRRIKLMEEAGITFINGVEVGVDIDKETLESEYDAIILCTGAQKGRDLPLEGRMGEGIHFAMDYLTEQTQLLNGEIEDITITAKDKNVIIIGAGDTGADCVATALRENCKSIVQFNKYTKLPEAITFKENASWPLAMPVFKMDYAHQEYEAKFGKEPRAYGVQTMRYDIDDKGHIRGLYTQILEQGDSGMVMKEGPERFWPADLVLLSIGFEGTEPTVPHAFNIKTDRNRIVADDTNYQTNNEKIFAAGDARRGQSLVVWAIKEGRGVAKAVDQFLASKVCV